A window of Diabrotica virgifera virgifera chromosome 9, PGI_DIABVI_V3a contains these coding sequences:
- the LOC126892705 gene encoding uncharacterized protein LOC126892705, with the protein MAHSSNNMRPSDVATTLGLTPFNKYDKEKKQDHLKPKANILLEPDVKLNDNIDNDSQPLNKTLDLYEFQENDLEEKASKSPEYDKLEEKTYTPLKAVNFDCYPILTKIDTNLNTDHRDYEDNEDFSESRDTSSYVPETEIESEGGEEETIIPIFKTINVTCPESTLTKDEPSESPIFLTSKLIIPLLPFHIEKTEFGIERISVQFVS; encoded by the exons ATGGCACACTCATCAAACAATATGAGACCCAGCGATGTTGCCACAACGCTGGGTCTC actCCATTTAATAAGTATGATAAAGAAAAAAAACAGGACCATTTAAAACCCAAAGCAAATATTTTACTGGAACCAGATGTTAAACTTAATGATAACATTGATAACGACTCACAACCTTTAAACAAAACCTTGGATTTATATGAATTTCAAGAAAATGATTTAGAGGAAAAAGCATCAAAATCGCCTGAGTACGACAAG CTGGAAGAAAAAACTTACACTCCATTAAAAGCTGTAAATTTTGATTGCTATCCAATTTTGACCAAAATTGACACGAATCTAAATACTGACCATAGAGACTATGAAGACAATGAAGACTTTAGCGAGTCACGTGACACATCCTCATATGTACCCGAAACGGAAATAGAGTCTGAGGGAGGGGAAGAGGAAACTATTATTCCAATTTTTAAG ACCATAAACGTAACTTGCCCTGAATCAACTTTAACAAAGGACGAACCCTCGGAAAGCCCCATATTTCTAAC atcgAAACTAATAATTCCATTGTTGCCCTTTCACATAGAAAAAACAGAGTTTGGGATAGAAAGAATTTCTGTCCAATTTGTTTCGTAG